The Nocardioides panzhihuensis genome has a segment encoding these proteins:
- a CDS encoding cryptochrome/photolyase family protein — MTTSLMWFRRDLRLGDHPALQAAARDGQVVPLFVLDPRLARPGPRWERLLASLAALREETDGALVVREGDPAEVVAQVAAEAGASRVHVSTETTPYGRRRDAAVEQRLAADDIALVGTGSPYAVTPGRILNTAGSPYRVFTPFLRAWREHGWRAPAGDPQVEWMTKLDSEPLPSHPDREAGERAALRRWEDFCDEGLAGYASARDRPDLDQTSRISAALKYGEIHPRTLLADLDARSTDASGGDVERFVTELAWRDFYADVLWHDPESAWRDLRGGLRGMQYDEDPALLAAWKSGTTGFPFVDAGMRQLLAEGWMHNRVRMVVASFLVKDLHMWWPVGARHFLDHLLDGDLASNSHGWQWVAGTGTDAAPYFRVFNPVTQGLRFDPEGDYVRRWVPELRHLPGAAAHEPWLHPDGSANGYPDRIVDHAEERHEALARMTELKDSTL; from the coding sequence ATGACGACATCGCTGATGTGGTTCCGGCGGGACCTGCGGCTCGGGGACCATCCCGCACTGCAGGCCGCGGCGCGTGACGGGCAGGTCGTGCCGCTGTTCGTGCTCGACCCGCGCCTTGCCCGCCCCGGGCCGAGATGGGAGCGTCTCCTCGCCTCGCTCGCGGCGCTGCGTGAGGAGACCGACGGGGCGCTGGTCGTCCGGGAGGGTGATCCGGCCGAGGTCGTGGCGCAGGTCGCGGCCGAGGCCGGGGCGAGCCGGGTGCACGTCTCGACCGAGACGACCCCCTACGGTCGGCGGCGCGACGCAGCCGTCGAGCAGCGTCTGGCGGCGGACGACATCGCCCTGGTCGGCACCGGCAGCCCGTACGCCGTGACCCCGGGCAGGATCCTGAACACGGCCGGGTCTCCCTACCGCGTCTTCACACCTTTCCTGCGGGCCTGGCGGGAGCACGGGTGGAGGGCCCCTGCCGGTGATCCTCAGGTCGAGTGGATGACGAAGCTCGACTCGGAACCGCTGCCGTCCCATCCTGACCGCGAGGCCGGTGAGCGCGCGGCCCTCCGCCGCTGGGAGGACTTCTGCGACGAGGGCCTGGCCGGCTATGCCTCGGCCCGGGACCGACCCGACCTGGATCAGACCAGCCGCATCTCCGCAGCGCTGAAGTATGGCGAGATCCACCCGCGTACGCTCCTGGCGGATCTGGACGCGCGCAGCACGGATGCCTCCGGCGGCGACGTCGAGCGCTTCGTCACCGAGCTGGCCTGGCGCGATTTCTACGCCGACGTGCTCTGGCACGACCCCGAGTCGGCCTGGCGCGACCTGCGGGGAGGGCTGCGAGGCATGCAGTACGACGAGGACCCCGCCCTGCTGGCGGCCTGGAAGTCGGGCACCACGGGCTTCCCGTTCGTCGACGCCGGCATGCGTCAGCTGCTCGCGGAGGGCTGGATGCACAACCGCGTACGGATGGTCGTCGCGAGCTTCCTGGTCAAGGACCTGCACATGTGGTGGCCGGTCGGCGCCCGGCACTTTCTCGACCATCTCCTCGACGGAGACCTGGCCTCCAACAGTCACGGCTGGCAGTGGGTGGCGGGGACCGGGACCGACGCCGCGCCGTACTTCCGGGTGTTCAACCCGGTCACGCAAGGGCTTCGGTTCGACCCGGAGGGCGACTATGTCCGGCGCTGGGTGCCTGAGCTTCGCCATCTTCCGGGCGCGGCGGCACACGAGCCGTGGCTCCACCCCGACGGGTCTGCCAACGGCTACCCTGATCGCATCGTCGACCACGCCGAGGAGCGTCACGAGGCGCTGGCCCGGATGACAGAGCTGAAGGACTCGACCCTATGA
- a CDS encoding MFS transporter yields MSTVGRTAGSTTVARRSPLVIVAVAFAAIVLDGYDLMVYGAMIPELLAHPTWDLSKSEAGMIGSYTTLGMLVGALAVGALADILGRRRLILLSIGSFSLATVATAMAPTPELFGLFRLLAGIGLGGVMPTAIALTVEYAPPGKKQLYNAAMFIGYAFGGVFAAIAALIWLESAGFRTLLWIGAIPGLLLLPIVYKLLPESVGYLRRRGLSAQADALAEQYGLVSDDPTPGTRDAGGAIRYLLGPGRIVPLALFSVASFSGLLLVYGLNTWLPQIMRSAGYPLGSAISFLLVLNLGAVVGTVAAGALADRLGEKIAVALCFLAATVTLLTLAYQPPTGLLYVCVAVAGLGSIGTQILVNGYAAAYFPAWTRSTAVGITLGLGRVGAVVAPSMIGFVMDADLGFRWNFYSFVIPAVLGLVMILLVPARRRVRGATPARL; encoded by the coding sequence ATGAGCACGGTAGGGAGGACGGCCGGCAGCACGACGGTCGCCCGGCGGAGTCCGCTGGTGATCGTGGCGGTCGCCTTTGCCGCGATCGTCCTCGACGGCTATGACCTGATGGTCTACGGCGCGATGATTCCCGAGCTGCTCGCTCATCCCACCTGGGACCTGTCCAAGTCCGAGGCCGGGATGATCGGCAGCTACACCACCCTCGGCATGCTCGTCGGGGCTCTGGCCGTCGGAGCGCTGGCCGACATCCTGGGTCGACGTCGCCTGATCCTGCTGAGCATCGGCTCGTTCTCCCTCGCCACCGTCGCCACCGCGATGGCTCCCACCCCGGAGCTTTTCGGCCTGTTCCGGCTGCTCGCGGGAATCGGGCTGGGCGGGGTGATGCCGACGGCGATCGCACTGACGGTGGAGTACGCCCCGCCGGGGAAGAAGCAGCTCTACAACGCGGCCATGTTCATCGGATACGCCTTCGGCGGAGTGTTCGCGGCGATCGCCGCCCTGATCTGGCTGGAGTCTGCAGGCTTCAGGACTTTGCTGTGGATCGGTGCGATCCCGGGCCTGCTGCTCCTCCCGATCGTCTACAAGCTGCTCCCGGAGTCGGTCGGTTACCTGCGGCGCCGCGGCCTTTCCGCCCAGGCGGACGCGCTCGCCGAGCAGTACGGACTGGTGAGCGACGACCCGACCCCCGGCACCCGTGATGCGGGCGGCGCCATCCGCTACCTGCTCGGCCCGGGCAGGATCGTTCCGCTCGCCCTCTTCTCGGTCGCGTCCTTCTCCGGCCTGCTGCTTGTCTACGGTCTCAACACCTGGCTACCCCAGATCATGCGGTCCGCCGGATACCCGCTCGGCTCGGCGATCAGCTTCCTGCTGGTCCTCAATCTCGGCGCGGTCGTGGGGACCGTCGCCGCTGGCGCGCTAGCCGACCGCCTGGGCGAGAAGATCGCGGTCGCCCTCTGCTTCCTCGCGGCAACCGTGACGCTGCTGACGCTTGCCTATCAGCCGCCGACCGGCCTGCTCTACGTGTGCGTCGCCGTCGCCGGGCTCGGCTCGATCGGCACACAGATCCTGGTCAACGGGTACGCCGCGGCGTACTTCCCAGCGTGGACACGGAGCACCGCCGTCGGTATCACCCTCGGCCTCGGACGGGTCGGTGCCGTGGTCGCCCCGAGCATGATCGGGTTCGTCATGGATGCAGATCTCGGCTTCCGCTGGAACTTCTACTCGTTCGTGATCCCGGCTGTCCTCGGCCTGGTGATGATCCTGCTCGTACCTGCGCGGCGCCGTGTCCGAGGGGCCACACCCGCTCGCCTCTGA
- a CDS encoding FAD-dependent monooxygenase has protein sequence MTTPRIVIVGAGIGGLTLAIELRRRGLEPQVYEQAEELREVGAAVALSANATRFLRDRLGVGDAMAESSAVVDGLIFRDGRSGEAIGRLLSGEEYHRRCGAPYYGIHRADLQQILSGRLGAEGLHLGKRLVSVDDSGAAARLHFADGEVVEADLVIGADGARSLLRTHVVGYDDARFSGSFGWRGIVPRAHLDLLPDPEAIQFWMGPSGHLLHYPIGNGDHNFLLVKRLKGPWPQQAWLDSGADDEHVRAFAGWHPAVLQMIGAVPGGDKWGLFQRPPLHSWSKGRITLLGDAAHALVPHHGQGANQSIEDAIVLADCLLSGPADGNDWDTARRVYQERRLERTRKVQIASITTADVLHLPDGPRADARNVRLGGPRAWDRHLAWIHEFVADAGSGAVAALAGSAR, from the coding sequence ATGACGACCCCGCGCATCGTCATCGTCGGCGCCGGCATCGGTGGCTTGACGCTCGCGATCGAGCTCCGCCGTCGAGGCCTCGAGCCCCAGGTGTACGAACAGGCCGAGGAGCTTCGTGAGGTCGGGGCCGCTGTCGCCCTGTCCGCCAACGCGACCCGCTTCCTGCGCGACCGCCTCGGAGTCGGCGACGCGATGGCGGAGAGCTCCGCCGTCGTGGACGGCCTGATCTTCCGCGACGGCCGCAGCGGCGAGGCCATCGGTCGCCTGCTCTCCGGTGAGGAGTACCACCGGCGCTGCGGCGCGCCGTACTACGGCATCCACCGCGCAGATCTTCAGCAGATCCTCTCCGGCCGGCTCGGGGCCGAGGGCCTGCACCTCGGGAAACGACTGGTCTCGGTCGACGACTCCGGGGCCGCGGCGAGGCTGCACTTCGCCGACGGCGAGGTCGTCGAAGCGGACCTGGTGATCGGAGCCGACGGCGCCAGGTCGCTGCTGCGAACGCATGTGGTCGGATACGACGACGCCCGCTTCTCCGGCAGCTTCGGCTGGCGCGGCATCGTTCCGCGTGCCCACCTCGACCTGCTTCCCGATCCCGAGGCGATCCAGTTCTGGATGGGCCCGTCGGGACACCTGCTGCACTACCCGATCGGCAACGGCGACCACAACTTCCTGCTGGTCAAGCGGCTGAAGGGCCCCTGGCCCCAGCAAGCCTGGCTCGACTCCGGCGCCGACGACGAGCACGTCAGGGCGTTCGCGGGCTGGCATCCCGCCGTACTCCAGATGATCGGCGCGGTTCCCGGTGGCGACAAGTGGGGCCTCTTCCAGCGCCCCCCGCTGCACTCATGGAGCAAGGGCCGGATCACTCTGCTCGGTGATGCCGCACACGCGCTGGTGCCGCACCACGGCCAGGGCGCGAACCAATCGATCGAGGACGCGATAGTGCTTGCCGACTGCCTCCTCAGCGGTCCGGCCGACGGCAACGACTGGGACACGGCGCGCCGCGTCTACCAGGAGCGGCGCCTGGAACGAACCCGCAAGGTGCAGATCGCTTCGATCACCACCGCCGATGTGCTGCACCTGCCTGATGGTCCGCGGGCAGATGCCCGCAACGTACGGCTGGGCGGGCCGCGGGCCTGGGACCGTCACCTGGCCTGGATCCACGAGTTCGTCGCAGACGCCGGATCGGGCGCCGTCGCAGCGTTGGCTGGGAGCGCTCGATGA
- a CDS encoding SDR family NAD(P)-dependent oxidoreductase translates to MTPSRATTEDEGLDRVLDRAVVLGYSRLGYAIRRRRWAAADPRPGALAGRTALVTGGGSGLGAATVLGLARLGARVHVLVRSPERAATAVARIEQQLGDEGLVADLRIERCDVSDLSVVDAFADDLCTRDGGTTTLDVLVHNAGVMPPERTESVDGHELTVATHVLGPIRLTERLLPALRRSEHGARVVFVASGGMYTQPLPVDDPEFQHGSYRGAVAYARSKRMQVELAPLLDRRWSPDRISTYVMHPGWADTPGLARSLPAFRTLSRPLLRSAEAGADTAVWLGATDPAPPSGTFWHDRRQRPTSYRSATRPEPGDTDELWRWVAAAAGVDRP, encoded by the coding sequence ATGACTCCGTCGCGTGCGACCACCGAGGACGAGGGTCTGGACCGAGTGCTCGACCGTGCGGTCGTGCTGGGCTACTCCCGCCTGGGCTATGCGATCCGTCGCCGCCGGTGGGCGGCGGCCGATCCGCGTCCCGGTGCCTTGGCCGGGCGGACCGCGCTGGTCACCGGCGGAGGTAGCGGGCTCGGTGCGGCCACCGTGCTGGGCCTGGCCCGGCTCGGCGCCCGCGTGCACGTCCTCGTGCGCTCACCCGAGCGCGCCGCGACGGCGGTCGCCCGGATCGAACAGCAGCTGGGTGACGAGGGTCTGGTCGCCGACCTTCGGATCGAGCGCTGCGACGTCTCGGACCTGTCCGTCGTCGATGCGTTCGCCGACGACCTCTGCACCCGTGACGGTGGCACCACGACTCTCGACGTGCTCGTGCACAACGCCGGGGTCATGCCCCCGGAGCGAACCGAGTCGGTCGACGGTCACGAGCTGACGGTCGCCACCCATGTCCTCGGACCGATCCGGTTGACCGAGCGGCTGCTCCCCGCGCTGCGGCGCTCGGAGCACGGCGCCAGGGTGGTCTTCGTCGCCTCGGGCGGGATGTACACCCAGCCGCTGCCGGTGGACGACCCGGAGTTCCAGCACGGCAGCTACCGGGGCGCGGTGGCCTATGCGAGATCCAAGCGCATGCAGGTGGAGCTGGCGCCGCTCCTGGACCGGCGATGGTCGCCAGATCGCATCTCCACCTACGTCATGCACCCGGGCTGGGCGGACACGCCGGGTCTGGCCCGGTCGCTCCCCGCCTTCCGTACGCTGAGCCGTCCGCTGCTGCGGTCGGCCGAGGCAGGGGCGGACACGGCGGTGTGGCTCGGCGCCACCGACCCCGCCCCGCCTTCCGGCACGTTCTGGCACGACCGGCGGCAGCGTCCGACGAGCTACCGGTCGGCGACCCGTCCCGAACCCGGGGACACCGACGAGCTGTGGAGATGGGTGGCGGCGGCCGCCGGCGTCGACCGGCCATGA
- a CDS encoding BTAD domain-containing putative transcriptional regulator gives MRLEGLLGIRLRLLREERSLTQGALAEAAGVSVASIRDLEQGRTRRPRAASLRALARALDLTPEEAAEFTEAPAPSRDAEDSAVVSVSVLGPTLVVRDGVALDLPEQVGLLLRRLALDPGEKVGRDELLDLLWPELTSDAAGKRMAQLLRRLRALVAPITVTHDGNALGLDATPEELDLVRFRELAADADLDTLTEAVRLWRGRPDRFEEAPWLSSSVENEYVAVALRWAGLSVAEGQAIEALPVVSELARLRPLDEPLWAAYVKVLAAAGRQAEALAAYETVRSVLAEELGLDPSPVLEDVRQGTLEGRWHARRPTLVEGARRRDVPREVPAAPALIGREAELATLTAGLGEDGGAAVLVTGPAGSGKSTLALTAAARLTDDFPDGQLYADLHGVSGEAVAPGLVLRRFLRSLGLSGQQIPTDDADAAALLRSELSDRRMLIVLDSVDSPGQVVPLLPGLGESRTILTSRHRLPALAGMIDLGRQIHLGELSIEASVALVGAIVGAERVAAAPRASESLALACGRLPLALRIAAARLLSRPEWSIETYADRLSASSHRLAELAVGEVSVAASLEISYSAMPAEVQRAFRLCSLISAYDFDPAPAGAVLARDPETAQRLLEDLVDANMLQTVVSEDGVGRYHYHDLLRLHAGDLAAADLEQQEAQGRLADWLLDTTVSAADTTYPGRLRALEIEPSPGSRFDSADDARTWLDHEAQLLIAFVKQAGADPQQRHYAWKLVDQSRIHYRTRLDVTTYLDLMTVGAEAAMLEGEVRAEAFLRTLRVDVLGVLGRMDEAWAESDRARTLLDTSGWRKGQAFAAIVDGHRHRVADSGREAESAYARALEILGEAPGTEGLRAWAHQALGIACTQQGRFEEGRRHHLVAVELSEVQGSATPLELSTLAAAERALGLLDSASARLESALAQATRNRSPFAEANALEELSLLALVRGDHASALELADRAHLTARAHGDVRFVASTACSYAAALYATGSLRDAAETYEYAVRLSHTHVASFTETRARVGLAQALHAEGDHEAARTHAAKGRQLAVEHGFAPLRHEADRALELLGD, from the coding sequence GTGCGCCTTGAGGGTTTGCTCGGCATCAGGCTGCGGCTGCTGCGCGAGGAGCGTTCCCTGACGCAGGGCGCGCTCGCCGAGGCTGCCGGCGTCAGCGTCGCCTCGATCCGCGACCTGGAGCAGGGCCGGACGAGGCGACCGAGGGCGGCATCCCTGCGTGCGCTCGCCCGCGCGCTCGACCTGACCCCGGAGGAGGCGGCGGAGTTCACCGAGGCCCCCGCGCCGAGCCGGGACGCCGAGGACAGCGCGGTCGTGAGCGTCTCCGTGCTCGGCCCGACCCTCGTGGTCCGAGACGGGGTGGCGCTCGACCTGCCTGAGCAGGTCGGGCTGCTGCTGAGGCGGCTGGCTCTGGATCCGGGAGAGAAGGTCGGGCGCGACGAGCTGCTCGACCTGCTGTGGCCGGAGCTGACCTCGGACGCGGCCGGCAAGCGGATGGCCCAGCTGCTCCGGCGGCTGCGGGCCCTCGTCGCACCGATCACGGTGACCCACGACGGCAACGCGCTCGGTCTCGACGCCACCCCCGAAGAGCTCGACCTCGTCCGCTTCCGCGAGCTCGCCGCCGACGCCGACCTGGACACCTTGACCGAGGCCGTGCGCCTGTGGCGCGGGCGTCCCGACCGGTTCGAGGAGGCGCCGTGGCTGTCGAGCTCCGTCGAGAACGAGTACGTCGCGGTCGCGCTCAGATGGGCCGGCCTCAGCGTGGCGGAGGGACAGGCCATCGAGGCGCTCCCGGTCGTGAGCGAGCTCGCCCGCCTGCGTCCTCTGGACGAGCCGCTGTGGGCGGCGTACGTGAAGGTGCTGGCGGCGGCCGGACGCCAGGCCGAGGCGCTCGCCGCGTACGAGACGGTCCGATCCGTCCTGGCCGAGGAGCTCGGGCTCGACCCGAGCCCGGTCCTCGAGGACGTCCGCCAAGGCACCCTGGAAGGACGATGGCACGCCCGGCGGCCGACCCTGGTCGAGGGTGCACGCAGGCGTGACGTACCTCGCGAGGTGCCGGCGGCGCCGGCGCTGATCGGACGTGAGGCCGAGCTCGCGACGCTGACCGCCGGCCTCGGCGAGGATGGCGGTGCGGCGGTGCTCGTCACCGGACCGGCCGGCTCCGGGAAGAGCACGCTGGCGCTCACCGCCGCGGCCCGCCTGACCGATGACTTCCCCGACGGACAGCTCTACGCCGACCTCCACGGCGTCTCGGGAGAGGCGGTGGCACCCGGCTTGGTGCTGAGGCGGTTCCTGCGCTCGCTCGGCCTCTCCGGCCAGCAGATCCCGACAGACGACGCCGACGCCGCGGCGCTGCTCCGCAGCGAGCTCTCCGACCGGCGGATGCTGATCGTGCTGGACAGCGTCGACAGTCCTGGCCAGGTCGTCCCGCTGCTGCCCGGTCTCGGCGAGAGCCGGACGATCCTCACGAGCCGACACCGGCTGCCGGCGCTCGCGGGCATGATCGACCTCGGCCGCCAGATCCACCTCGGCGAGCTCAGCATCGAGGCCTCCGTCGCTCTGGTCGGCGCGATCGTCGGCGCGGAGCGGGTCGCCGCCGCACCTCGCGCGAGCGAGTCGTTGGCGCTGGCGTGCGGCCGTCTCCCGCTGGCGCTCAGGATCGCTGCGGCGCGGTTGCTGAGCCGGCCGGAGTGGTCGATCGAGACGTACGCCGACCGGCTGAGCGCGAGCTCCCACCGGCTCGCCGAGCTGGCCGTCGGCGAGGTGAGCGTCGCGGCCAGCCTCGAGATCTCCTATTCGGCGATGCCTGCCGAGGTGCAGCGTGCCTTCCGGTTGTGCTCGCTGATCTCGGCCTACGACTTCGACCCTGCTCCGGCGGGTGCCGTCCTCGCCCGCGACCCGGAGACCGCACAGCGGCTGCTCGAGGACCTGGTCGACGCCAACATGCTGCAGACCGTCGTCTCCGAGGACGGCGTCGGGCGCTACCACTACCACGACCTCCTCCGGCTCCATGCTGGTGATCTGGCCGCGGCCGACCTCGAGCAGCAGGAGGCGCAGGGCCGGCTTGCCGACTGGCTGCTCGACACCACCGTCAGCGCCGCCGACACCACCTATCCGGGGCGCCTGCGCGCGCTGGAGATCGAGCCCTCGCCGGGCAGTCGTTTCGACTCGGCTGACGACGCTCGCACCTGGCTCGACCACGAGGCGCAGCTGCTGATCGCGTTCGTGAAGCAGGCCGGGGCCGACCCGCAGCAGCGCCACTACGCCTGGAAGCTCGTCGACCAGTCCAGGATCCACTACCGCACCCGCCTCGACGTGACCACCTACCTCGACCTGATGACGGTCGGAGCCGAGGCCGCCATGCTGGAGGGTGAGGTGCGGGCCGAGGCCTTCCTGCGTACGCTGCGGGTCGATGTGCTCGGGGTCCTGGGTCGCATGGACGAGGCCTGGGCGGAGTCGGATCGTGCCCGCACGCTCCTCGACACCAGCGGCTGGAGGAAGGGTCAGGCCTTCGCGGCGATCGTCGACGGTCACCGCCACCGCGTCGCGGACTCGGGACGCGAGGCGGAGTCCGCCTACGCGCGCGCCTTGGAGATCCTCGGCGAGGCACCCGGCACCGAGGGACTGCGTGCGTGGGCGCACCAGGCACTCGGCATCGCCTGCACCCAGCAGGGCCGTTTCGAGGAGGGGCGCCGCCACCATCTCGTGGCCGTCGAGCTGAGCGAGGTGCAGGGCAGCGCCACCCCGCTCGAGCTCTCCACCCTGGCCGCGGCCGAGCGGGCCCTGGGCCTGCTCGACTCGGCAAGCGCTCGGCTGGAGTCAGCGCTGGCGCAGGCCACCCGCAACCGCAGCCCGTTCGCGGAGGCCAACGCGCTCGAGGAGCTCAGCCTGCTCGCCCTGGTCCGTGGCGACCACGCCTCGGCGCTCGAGCTCGCCGACCGGGCTCACCTGACCGCGCGGGCCCACGGGGACGTACGTTTCGTCGCCTCCACGGCCTGCAGCTATGCGGCCGCTCTCTATGCGACGGGAAGCCTCCGCGACGCCGCCGAGACCTATGAGTACGCAGTGCGGCTCAGTCACACCCACGTCGCCTCGTTCACCGAGACCCGTGCCCGGGTCGGGCTGGCGCAGGCACTCCATGCCGAGGGCGACCACGAGGCCGCCCGGACCCACGCCGCCAAGGGCCGGCAGCTCGCGGTCGAGCACGGCTTCGCGCCGTTGCGGCACGAGGCCGACCGCGCGCTCGAGCTGCTCGGCGACTAG
- a CDS encoding MMPL family transporter: protein MRSAIERLARVTTRKATAWVVLVVAFLLAGAVMAVGSSLGSASSAPDPLPADAESAQVAELQQSFPGGDVLPAVAVVERSGGLTEEDQEWVGEVSRRWAEITGNEVSPPIPATDGEALIVAIDVDADVTGLDLTELVDDLREAADEGRPDGLTVELTGGAAFAADISSAFEGADLRLLLVTAGVVALLLILTYRSPVLWLVPLTVIAVADRTASVATQIVADWIGTGLDGSTSGITSVLVFGAGTNYALLMVSRYREELRRHAHHRDALAAAVRGSSEAIVASNLTVVLALLVLTLSVAPNTRSLGISAAIGLLIALLFALFALPAALSLFGRGLFWPFVPRNGEEEKSRDGVWFRIARTVVSRPAVVLAAAAVILGVLASGLLGVKVGLSQTDQFRVDAESVDGLETLSKHFPPGAADPVTIVVGADEAEEVLARVNQIDGVDSARPSGKSDDLVKITATLEDAPATAESIETIETMRSELDGTGALVGGSVAKDLDSRDGAVRDLKVIVPLILLVVLLVLFVVLRSIVTPLVLVAISVIATLSALGLGAWMSTHVFGFPALDVSTPLYAFLFLVALGIDYTVFLVLRAREEAAEHNTVDAMVMAVGLTGGVITSAGIVLASVFAVLGVLPLITLTQVGLIVGLGILLDTFLVRTVVVPAVFALVGDRIWWPAAISRRKAEGSTIDT from the coding sequence ATGCGGTCTGCGATAGAACGTCTCGCGCGAGTCACCACGAGGAAGGCCACGGCGTGGGTGGTCCTGGTGGTCGCGTTCCTCCTGGCCGGCGCGGTGATGGCTGTGGGATCGTCGCTGGGGTCCGCGAGCTCGGCCCCTGACCCGCTGCCGGCGGACGCCGAGTCCGCGCAGGTGGCGGAGCTCCAGCAGAGCTTTCCGGGCGGGGACGTGCTGCCCGCGGTCGCGGTGGTCGAGCGTTCCGGTGGGCTGACCGAGGAGGATCAGGAGTGGGTCGGCGAGGTGTCGCGGCGTTGGGCCGAGATCACCGGGAACGAGGTGTCGCCACCGATCCCGGCCACTGACGGCGAGGCGCTGATCGTCGCCATCGACGTCGATGCCGACGTGACCGGCCTCGATCTGACCGAGCTCGTGGACGACCTGCGCGAGGCGGCCGACGAGGGCCGACCCGACGGCCTCACGGTCGAGCTCACCGGCGGTGCCGCCTTCGCCGCAGACATCTCCTCGGCGTTCGAGGGTGCGGATCTGCGTCTGCTCCTCGTCACGGCCGGCGTCGTTGCCCTCCTGTTGATCCTGACCTACCGCTCGCCGGTGCTGTGGCTCGTGCCGCTGACCGTGATCGCGGTGGCTGATCGCACCGCGTCGGTGGCGACCCAGATCGTCGCGGACTGGATCGGCACCGGCCTCGACGGGTCGACGTCGGGGATCACCAGCGTGCTGGTCTTCGGTGCCGGCACGAACTATGCGCTCCTGATGGTCTCGCGCTACCGCGAGGAGCTCCGAAGGCACGCCCATCACCGCGACGCCCTCGCCGCCGCGGTGCGTGGATCCAGCGAGGCGATCGTGGCCAGCAACCTCACTGTCGTGCTCGCGCTGCTGGTGCTGACGCTCAGCGTCGCCCCGAACACCCGGTCCCTGGGCATCTCGGCCGCCATCGGTCTGCTGATCGCCCTGCTGTTCGCTCTCTTCGCTCTGCCCGCCGCGCTGTCGTTGTTCGGCCGCGGCCTCTTCTGGCCGTTCGTCCCGCGCAACGGCGAGGAGGAGAAGTCGCGCGACGGTGTCTGGTTCCGGATCGCCCGTACGGTGGTCAGCCGTCCGGCAGTGGTGCTGGCCGCGGCCGCGGTGATCCTCGGCGTCCTGGCCTCGGGGCTCCTGGGCGTCAAGGTCGGCCTGTCGCAGACCGATCAGTTCCGTGTCGACGCCGAGTCCGTCGACGGTCTGGAGACGCTGTCGAAGCACTTCCCTCCCGGTGCTGCCGATCCGGTGACGATCGTGGTGGGAGCCGATGAGGCCGAGGAGGTGCTCGCGCGGGTCAACCAGATCGACGGGGTCGACAGCGCTCGTCCGTCCGGCAAGAGCGACGACCTGGTGAAGATCACCGCGACCCTCGAGGACGCGCCCGCGACGGCGGAGAGCATCGAGACGATCGAGACGATGCGCAGCGAGCTGGACGGGACCGGTGCTCTGGTCGGCGGCAGCGTGGCCAAGGACCTGGACAGCCGAGACGGTGCAGTACGCGACCTCAAGGTCATCGTGCCGTTGATCCTGCTGGTCGTGCTGCTGGTGCTCTTCGTGGTGCTGCGGTCGATCGTGACGCCACTGGTGCTCGTCGCCATCAGCGTGATCGCAACTCTGTCGGCGCTCGGCCTGGGCGCCTGGATGAGCACACACGTCTTCGGGTTCCCCGCGCTCGATGTCAGCACCCCGCTCTACGCCTTCTTGTTCCTGGTGGCGCTCGGCATCGACTACACGGTGTTCCTCGTCCTGCGTGCGCGGGAGGAGGCCGCCGAGCACAACACCGTCGATGCGATGGTCATGGCGGTCGGCTTGACCGGCGGAGTCATCACCAGTGCAGGCATCGTGCTCGCCTCGGTGTTCGCGGTGCTCGGCGTGCTGCCCCTGATCACGTTGACCCAGGTTGGTCTGATCGTGGGCCTCGGCATCCTGCTCGACACCTTCCTCGTCCGCACCGTGGTGGTGCCTGCGGTCTTCGCGCTGGTCGGCGACAGGATCTGGTGGCCCGCGGCGATCTCCCGGCGGAAGGCCGAAGGGTCGACGATCGACACCTGA